One Thermodesulfobacteriota bacterium genomic window carries:
- the rpoZ gene encoding DNA-directed RNA polymerase subunit omega: MARVTVEDCLDVIPNRFALAMVAAQRAKQLLRGAPALVQSKNKFIVTSLREIAEGKVTLKERVIGKDAD; the protein is encoded by the coding sequence ATGGCACGCGTAACCGTGGAAGACTGCCTCGACGTGATCCCCAACCGCTTTGCCCTGGCCATGGTGGCGGCCCAGAGGGCGAAGCAGCTCCTGCGGGGCGCGCCGGCCCTGGTCCAGAGCAAGAACAAGTTCATCGTGACCAGCCTGCGGGAGATTGCCGAGGGCAAGGTCACGCTCAAGGAGCGAGTGATCGG